In the genome of Drosophila pseudoobscura strain MV-25-SWS-2005 chromosome 3, UCI_Dpse_MV25, whole genome shotgun sequence, one region contains:
- the Nup188 gene encoding nucleoporin NUP188 homolog isoform X1 — translation MPIVEKYVIKDWKRLWQMVSGIHHETPRDIVREELMSVCSELQAGVLQFKPKSASDVQLEALLRDKKQEKLLSFTERLQDLLNIESAQCWEILCYYLTQEYRGSASLLTQLISTETSMAKLLADIVHYYSLERMIVLKIVKNLLVFYSVPNHPYHKEYREVVDKITLSRLRDSYFDQLESLIDEEPPRKLTAGECFYSTDSLKAWSERNSRETKEVLHILLLMTEHLPMGLEQIKRLFSVFKQHSFGRTHKSLNEGNVFHQELRRSLIYSEMALLLRCLDFEEPRENCDIIEKLVGCLDVDITSMYHRQEHGPLLLSWMLMRLRGTNDADDASSLLRCRHIGKRAVDLKCFVELHSIVTHPMFSDDSLLSRIVRKTVYNQVGYLCDLFDGDGSCARYEGIYTLLYELLSWPQLAKDFCTREDTGARSLYTTLLENFPLDFTNLAKLGQALTKGGQRNYIKKQLESLPILALMYDERVHKLNEVDTDEFELTAGVSPYPGIDFNIPVGTSCAAVQHPSGCYMHFRTQVNFFDALHHEMNCLLKETGHLHGDFESNDRIRRVEAGLKFLECAVQHTQSVEGISAEMVHPTEMCIDLLNKFKTVQCPPVGLLSACLNVCTALLPLVDEEIFTRVSNLGILPSISDRSVEDYKLYAAGSAACFQARFLGCIIDNVEKKLERYDFLLSYLAFLRTYTKLKRNRYMQVELPGLIFVLRDVFPHVHAWHFRSHQDKNKIYFEIFSYICDILDLISTGSTPRSEDRELLLKVCIYSLLNLENGMILLRFVGVGNSYLQNSMELETNWMQQQPHGLTMLVRLSMRILMQLLRLKGSVYGGHESLSPLEALIYTQPKQRDTLRIIPTVCSYMSNIFDRWLPILSCRLLKRIALEFNMSLLACLDMEPDQIRLTFIQKLPDELESDSIKIAILELVDACIAKQPGVTEAFFKVNYGQDKCSRSFFGKECQPTIGESIVTYMKEFLDALEQEPLTIQQALPRKIMNIFHSLWKHNLQMLVNDLLKESKFWQRLCSPLLCQFEPNIRVYTQILNIVSIEVYTCNGENAALKDVLTKFFEIKHFGEWLNYVFDIPKAPAVANSSSDELPDWICCLQSFKDLIIIMLKKQPKLMSIPEPQFKLMAKKCLAVLVDRSHYLEDMRPFIMLAELYVFILLKLNHSYTNSDKEDRELMEHLLQLMSRICSCYEDLHVRAKEACLAIIIKSAHLYTSLLIHDSAISLSFLNSVVSIICTELQSMENSVNLDRRQSVENTDSTDSTTNSLILCLNLLKTVATIFNSEGPGNWDLPFVSVRLFQRLLRCIAHTLPLHNKQVLTVHLLDVLIVFAKSHCSVEFLHCDIGEYLWLSLQPPPELVQAKYEFNKPKADADRWTPEHWWPVYARGIELVNIIYEKHKGCFLKNALQFVDIHEVYLVDAMLLSKQSLEPAAMQLIKAVVSLVASLTEHHMEWAQQNKTSLMNIMRAMQTLLCHVSTLFHQQRNLKCLLAGRHCQLEILRSTAAIVIDDDLIAACNDLTDIIIYCTKSLLEFSPDLMELICSSVYEPSKWSPLLDVKFGAPKMSEQNITLTFTMILNMVSIYVKALNMQNHGFSEVPLNTLPNVSQDGDGGEVADNESASLLQTNRTFSKTISSTSIVSVSCPASELLSNMDSQLCLLALEHLLMFVASQGIYIIRSTNLEPRWKQIVRRDINSDLLCFHEFVRRKVIADNRDSRSPWLRRKHGLFKLNFLDPTRSSSSPSSRSTDVVRRTNTAPTNELRVNVVRRLHLQQQHRTPAAGTNNFDMTRDLSPIGAEHGPPAAQHMATSSTPRSNDPAGDLGSRKRLYPGDNYVLDDLAAIEVQYFPPPMEPGFCEQSQVQLVEEDYLKLMSLLFVVIPSSE, via the exons ATGCCCATTGTGGAAAAGTATGTCAT CAAAGACTGGAAGCGCCTTTGGCAAATGGTGTCCGGCATCCACCATGAAACTCCCCGGGACATAGTGCGGGAGGAGCTGATGAGTGTGTGCAGTGAACTGCAGGCCGGCGTGCTGCAGTTCAAGCCGAAGAGTGCATCAGATGTCCAGCTGGAAGCACTTTTGAGGGATAAGAAGCAGGAGAAACTGCTGTCGTTCACAGAGCGGTTACAAGACTTGCTCAACATCGAGTCGGCACAATGCTGGGAGATATTGTGTTACTATCTCACGCAAGAGTACCGCGGCTCCGCCAGTCTGCTGACCCAGCTGATTTCCACAGAGACGTCTATGGCCAAGCTGCTGGCGGATATAGTACACTACTACTCGCTGGAACGCATGATTGTGCTGAAGATTGTGAAGAACCTGCTCGTTTTCTACAGTGTGCCCAACCACCCCTACCACAAGGAGTACCGCGAAGTAGTGGATAAGATAACGCTGAGTCGCCTGCGGGACTCGTACTTCGATCAGCTGGAGAGTCTGATCGATGAGGAGCCACCGCGAAAGCTGACGGCAGGCGAATGCTTTTACTCCACCGACAGTCTGAAGGCCTGGTCCGAGCGCAATTCTCGCGAGACCAAAGAAGTGCTGCACATCCTCCTACTGATGACCGAGCACTTGCCGATGGGGCTGGAACAGATCAAAAGGCTCTTTTCGGTTTTCAAGCAGCACTCTTTTGGTCGCACGCACAAAAGCCTGAACGAGGGTAATGTCTTCCATCAGGAATTGAGGCGCAGTCTCATCTACTCGGAGATGGCGCTGCTTCTAAGGTGTTTGGACTTCGAGGAGCCCCGCGAAAACTGCGATATCATTGAGAAACTAGTCGGTTGCCTTGATGTAGATATAACCAGCATGTACCATCGCCAGGAGCATGGACCCTTGCTTCTGTCTTGGATGTTAATGCGTTTGAGAGGCACCAACGATGCCGATGATGCATCCAGTTTGCTTCGTTGCCGACACATTGGCAAGCGCGCCGTGGATCTTAAATGTTTTGTCGAGCTCCATTCGATTGTCACACATCCGATGTTCTCGGATGACAGTCTTCTGTCACGAATTGTACGCAAGACCGTCTACAACCAGGTGGGGTACTTGTGCGACCTCTTCGACGGTGATGGCAGCTGTGCCCGCTACGAGGGAATTTACACGCTGCTATACGAGCTTTTGTCGTGGCCGCAGCTGGCCAAGGATTTCTGCACTCGTGAAG ATACTGGGGCGCGCTCGCTCTACACAACTTTGTTGGAGAACTTTCCCCTGGACTTTACGAATCTGGCCAAGCTGGGACAGGCGCTAACCAAAGGGGGACAACGGAACTAT ATCAAGAAACAGCTGGAGTCCTTGCCCATACTGGCGCTCATGTACGACGAGAGGGTGCACAAACTGAATGAAGTGGACACGGATGAGTTTGAATTGACGGCCGGCGTTAGTCCCTATCCGGGCATAGACTTTAACATCCCCGTGGGCACCAGCTGCGCGGCCGTACAACATCCGTCCGGCTGCTACATGCATTTCCGCACTCAAGTAAACTTTTTCGATGCCCTGCACCACGAGATGAACTGCCTGCTGAAAGAGACGGGCCATCTGCACGGCGACTTTGAGAGCAACGACCGCATTCGTCGCGTGGAGGCCGGCCTGAAATTCCTGGAGTGCGCAGTGCAGCACACCCAATCGGTTGAGGGCATCAGTGCCGAGATGGTGCATCCCACCGAGATGTGCATTGATCTTCTGAACAAATTCAAGACCGTGCAGTGCCCCCCAGTGGGACTATTGTCCGCATGCCTCAACGTTTGTACAGCGCTGCTGCCGCTAGTGGATGAAGAGATATTCACGCGCGTAAGCAACCTGGGCATCCTGCCCAGCATTTCTGATAGATCTGTGGAAGACTACAAGCTCTATGCTGCCGGCAGTGCCGCCTGCTTCCAGGCGCGCTTTCTTGGCTGCATCATAGACAATGTGGAGAAGAAACTCGAGCGCTACGACTTCCTGCTCTCCTACCTGGCCTTTCTGCGCACATATACGAAGCTCAAGCGCAATCGCTACATGCAGGTGGAGCTCCCTGGCCTGATCTTCGTGCTGCGCGATGTCTTTCCCCACGTGCATGCCTGGCACTTCCGGTCACATCAAGACAAGAACAAGATATACTTCGAGATTTTCAGCTACATCTGCGACATTCTCGACCTAATCAGCACCGGCAGTACTCCGAGGAGCGAGGACCGCGAGCTCCTCCTCAAAGTGTGCATCTATTCACTGCTGAATCTCGAGAACGGCATGATTCTCCTCAG GTTTGTGGGCGTAGGCAACTCCTATTTGCAGAACTCCATGGAACTGGAAACGAACtggatgcagcagcagccgcacgGCCTGACGATGCTAGTGCGTCTCTCCATGCGCATTCTAATGCAGTTGTTGCGACTGAAGGGTTCGGTGTATGGCGGCCACGAATCGCTCTCCCCGCTAGAAGCCTTGATATACACCCAGCCCAAGCAGAGGGACACGTTGCGTATCATTCCGACTGTGTGTAGTTATATGAGTAACATTTTCGACAGATGGCTGCCCATCCTGTCGTGTCGTCTGCTGAAGCGCATTGCCTTGGAGTTTAACATGTCGCTGCTGGCTTGTCTCGACATGGAGCCCGACCAGATCAGGCTGACCTTTATACAGAAGCTGCCGGACGAGCTGGAGAGCGATTCGATCAAAATAGCCATTCTGGAGCTGGTGGATGCCTGCATTGCAAAGCAGCCGGGCGTGACCGAGGCATTTTTCAAAGTCAACTACGGCCAGGACAAGTGCTCGCGCTCGTTTTTCGGCAAGGAGTGTCAGCCGACCATTGGCGAGAGCATTGTCACGTACATGAAGGAGTTCCTCGATGCACTCGAGCAGGAGCCACTCACCATACAACAGGCGCTCCCCAGAAAGATCATGAACATCTTCCACTCACTGTGGAAGCACAACCTCCAGATGCTGGTCAATGATTTGCTGAAGGAGTCGAAATTCTGGCAAAGGCTCTGCTCGCCGCTGCTCTGCCAATTCGAGCCGAATATCCGCGTCTACACCCAGATCCTCAACATTGTGTCCATCGAAGTCTACACGTGCAACGGAGAGAATGCCGCTCTCAAAGACGTGCTGACCAAGTTCTTTGAGATCAAACACTTCGGAGAGTGGCTCAACTATGTATTCGACATACCCAAGGCTCCCGCCGTTGCCAACTCGAGCTCCGATGAGCTGCCTGATTGGATTTGCTGCCTGCAGTCGTTCAAGGATCTGATTATCATAATGCTGAAAAAGCAGCCAAAGCTCATGAGCATCCCGGAGCCACAATTCAAGCTGATGGCCAAAAAGTGCCTGGCCGTGTTGGTCGATCGTTCGCACTATCTGGAGGACATGCGTCCGTTTATAATGCTCGCAGAGCTGTATGTCTTCATTCTTCTGAAGCTGAACCACTCGTACACGAACAGTGACAAGGAGGACCGGGAGCTGATGGAGCATTTGCTGCAGCTGATGAGCCGCATCTGCTCCTGCTATGAAGACCTGCACGTGCGTGCCAAGGAGGCCTGTCTGGCCATCATCATTAAGAGCGCCCATCTCTACACGAGTCTGCTCATCCACGATTCGGCCATATCCCTGAGTTTCCTCAACTCTGTGGTCAGCATCATCTGTACCGAGTTGCAAAGCATGGAGAACTCGGTCAATCTGGACAGGAGGCAGTCGGTGGAAAATACGGACAGCACCGACAGCACCACCAACTCTTTGATTCTGTGCCTCAATCTGCTCAAGACCGTGGCCACTATATTCAACAGCGAAGGACCCGGAAACTGGGACCTGCCCTTTGTGTCCGTCCGGCTATTTCAACGCCTTCTGCGctgcatcgcccacactctgCCGCTGCACAACAAACAAGTGCTCACCGTCCACCTGCTGGACGTCCTCATAGTGTTCGCGAAGAGCCACTGCTCCGTGGAGTTTCTGCACTGCGATATCGGCGAATACTTGTGGCTTAGCCTTCAGCCGCCGCCCGAACTCGTCCAGGCCAAATACGAGTTCAACAAGCCCAAGGCTGATGCGGATCGCTGGACCCCGGAGCATTGGTGGCCCGTTTATGCCCGGGGCATTGAGCTCGTAAACATCATCTACGAAAAACATAAGGGTTGCTTCCTGAAAAATGCCCTTCAATTTGTGGACATACACGAGGTCTATCTGGTGGACGCCATGCTGCTGAGCAAGCAGTCGCTGGAGCCGGCTGCCATGCAGCTGATCAAGGCCGTCGTTTCACTGGTGGCCAGCCTGACGGAGCACCACATGGAATGGGcgcagcaaaacaaaacgtCCCTTATGAATATAATG CGTGCGATGCAAACCCTGCTGTGCCACGTATCCACGCTGTTCCACCAACAGCGCAATCTGAAGTGTCTCCTGGCAGGGAGACACTGCCAACTGGAGATCCTACGCAGCACCGCGGCTATTGTAATTGATGATGACCTCATTGCCGCCTGTAACGA CCTTACAGACATCATCATCTACTGTACAAAGTCGCTGCTCGAATTTAGCCCCGATTTGATGGAACTAATCTGCTCCAGTGTCTACGAGCCGAGCAAATGGTCACCGCTACTCGACGTGAAGTTCGGAGCTCCTAAGATGAGCGAACAAAATATAACGCTAACCTTTACCATGATCCTGAATATGGTCAGCATTTACGTGAAGGCCCTGAATATG CAAAATCATGGCTTCAGCGAGGTGCCCCTCAACACCCTGCCCAATGTCAGCCAGGATGGGGATGGTGGGGAGGTTGCAGACAACGAAAGCGCATCACTACTCCAGACCAACCGAACCTTCTCCAAGACAATATCGAGCACCTCGATTGTATCCGTCAGTTGTCCCGCCAGCGAGCTGCTCTCGAACATGGATAGCCAACTGTGCCTGCTGGCACTGGAGCACTTGCTCATGTTCGTGGCGTCGCAGGGCATTTACATAATTCGGTCCACAAATCTGGAGCCGCGCTGGAAACAGATTGTGCGGCGAGACATCAATAGCGATCTTCTCTGCTTCCATGAGTTCGTGCGTCGCAAGGTGATCGCAGACAATCGCGACTCCCGTTCCCCCTGGCTGCGCCGCAAGCACGGGCTATTCAAGCTAAATTTTCTGGATCCGACTCggagctccagctcccccagcagccgcagcaccgATGTAGTCCGTCGCACCAACACCGCCCCTACCAACGAGCTGCGGGTGAATGTAGTGCGACGGCTGCatctacagcagcagcatcgcaCTCCGGCTGCTGGCACGAATAACTTTGACATGACGCGCGACCTAAGCCCAATAGGAGCGGAGCACGGTCCGCCCGCCGCCCAGCACATGGCCACCTCGTCCACACCCCGCTCCAATGATCCGGCAGGTGACTTGGGCAGCAGAAAGCGCCTGTATCCGGGTGACAACTACGTGTTGGATGATCTTGCCGCTATAGAAGTGCAGTACTTTCCCCCTCCGATGGAGCCCGGCTTCTGTGAGCAGTCCCAGGTGCAGCTGGTTGAGGAGGACTACCTCAAGCTGATGTCGCTGCTCTTCGTTGTGATACCGAGCAGTGAATGA
- the Nup188 gene encoding nucleoporin NUP188 homolog isoform X2, with protein MPIVEKYVIKDWKRLWQMVSGIHHETPRDIVREELMSVCSELQAGVLQFKPKSASDVQLEALLRDKKQEKLLSFTERLQDLLNIESAQCWEILCYYLTQEYRGSASLLTQLISTETSMAKLLADIVHYYSLERMIVLKIVKNLLVFYSVPNHPYHKEYREVVDKITLSRLRDSYFDQLESLIDEEPPRKLTAGECFYSTDSLKAWSERNSRETKEVLHILLLMTEHLPMGLEQIKRLFSVFKQHSFGRTHKSLNEGNVFHQELRRSLIYSEMALLLRCLDFEEPRENCDIIEKLVGCLDVDITSMYHRQEHGPLLLSWMLMRLRGTNDADDASSLLRCRHIGKRAVDLKCFVELHSIVTHPMFSDDSLLSRIVRKTVYNQVGYLCDLFDGDGSCARYEGIYTLLYELLSWPQLAKDFCTREDTGARSLYTTLLENFPLDFTNLAKLGQALTKGGQRNYIKKQLESLPILALMYDERVHKLNEVDTDEFELTAGVSPYPGIDFNIPVGTSCAAVQHPSGCYMHFRTQVNFFDALHHEMNCLLKETGHLHGDFESNDRIRRVEAGLKFLECAVQHTQSVEGISAEMVHPTEMCIDLLNKFKTVQCPPVGLLSACLNVCTALLPLVDEEIFTRVSNLGILPSISDRSVEDYKLYAAGSAACFQARFLGCIIDNVEKKLERYDFLLSYLAFLRTYTKLKRNRYMQVELPGLIFVLRDVFPHVHAWHFRSHQDKNKIYFEIFSYICDILDLISTGSTPRSEDRELLLKVCIYSLLNLENGMILLRFVGVGNSYLQNSMELETNWMQQQPHGLTMLVRLSMRILMQLLRLKGSVYGGHESLSPLEALIYTQPKQRDTLRIIPTVCSYMSNIFDRWLPILSCRLLKRIALEFNMSLLACLDMEPDQIRLTFIQKLPDELESDSIKIAILELVDACIAKQPGVTEAFFKVNYGQDKCSRSFFGKECQPTIGESIVTYMKEFLDALEQEPLTIQQALPRKIMNIFHSLWKHNLQMLVNDLLKESKFWQRLCSPLLCQFEPNIRVYTQILNIVSIEVYTCNGENAALKDVLTKFFEIKHFGEWLNYVFDIPKAPAVANSSSDELPDWICCLQSFKDLIIIMLKKQPKLMSIPEPQFKLMAKKCLAVLVDRSHYLEDMRPFIMLAELYVFILLKLNHSYTNSDKEDRELMEHLLQLMSRICSCYEDLHVRAKEACLAIIIKSAHLYTSLLIHDSAISLSFLNSVVSIICTELQSMENSVNLDRRQSVENTDSTDSTTNSLILCLNLLKTVATIFNSEGPGNWDLPFVSVRLFQRLLRCIAHTLPLHNKQVLTVHLLDVLIVFAKSHCSVEFLHCDIGEYLWLSLQPPPELVQAKYEFNKPKADADRWTPEHWWPVYARGIELVNIIYEKHKGCFLKNALQFVDIHEVYLVDAMLLSKQSLEPAAMQLIKAVVSLVASLTEHHMEWAQQNKTSLMNIMRAMQTLLCHVSTLFHQQRNLKCLLAGRHCQLEILRSTAAIVIDDDLIAACNDLTDIIIYCTKSLLEFSPDLMELICSSVYEPSKWSPLLDVKFGAPKMSEQNITLTFTMILNMQNHGFSEVPLNTLPNVSQDGDGGEVADNESASLLQTNRTFSKTISSTSIVSVSCPASELLSNMDSQLCLLALEHLLMFVASQGIYIIRSTNLEPRWKQIVRRDINSDLLCFHEFVRRKVIADNRDSRSPWLRRKHGLFKLNFLDPTRSSSSPSSRSTDVVRRTNTAPTNELRVNVVRRLHLQQQHRTPAAGTNNFDMTRDLSPIGAEHGPPAAQHMATSSTPRSNDPAGDLGSRKRLYPGDNYVLDDLAAIEVQYFPPPMEPGFCEQSQVQLVEEDYLKLMSLLFVVIPSSE; from the exons ATGCCCATTGTGGAAAAGTATGTCAT CAAAGACTGGAAGCGCCTTTGGCAAATGGTGTCCGGCATCCACCATGAAACTCCCCGGGACATAGTGCGGGAGGAGCTGATGAGTGTGTGCAGTGAACTGCAGGCCGGCGTGCTGCAGTTCAAGCCGAAGAGTGCATCAGATGTCCAGCTGGAAGCACTTTTGAGGGATAAGAAGCAGGAGAAACTGCTGTCGTTCACAGAGCGGTTACAAGACTTGCTCAACATCGAGTCGGCACAATGCTGGGAGATATTGTGTTACTATCTCACGCAAGAGTACCGCGGCTCCGCCAGTCTGCTGACCCAGCTGATTTCCACAGAGACGTCTATGGCCAAGCTGCTGGCGGATATAGTACACTACTACTCGCTGGAACGCATGATTGTGCTGAAGATTGTGAAGAACCTGCTCGTTTTCTACAGTGTGCCCAACCACCCCTACCACAAGGAGTACCGCGAAGTAGTGGATAAGATAACGCTGAGTCGCCTGCGGGACTCGTACTTCGATCAGCTGGAGAGTCTGATCGATGAGGAGCCACCGCGAAAGCTGACGGCAGGCGAATGCTTTTACTCCACCGACAGTCTGAAGGCCTGGTCCGAGCGCAATTCTCGCGAGACCAAAGAAGTGCTGCACATCCTCCTACTGATGACCGAGCACTTGCCGATGGGGCTGGAACAGATCAAAAGGCTCTTTTCGGTTTTCAAGCAGCACTCTTTTGGTCGCACGCACAAAAGCCTGAACGAGGGTAATGTCTTCCATCAGGAATTGAGGCGCAGTCTCATCTACTCGGAGATGGCGCTGCTTCTAAGGTGTTTGGACTTCGAGGAGCCCCGCGAAAACTGCGATATCATTGAGAAACTAGTCGGTTGCCTTGATGTAGATATAACCAGCATGTACCATCGCCAGGAGCATGGACCCTTGCTTCTGTCTTGGATGTTAATGCGTTTGAGAGGCACCAACGATGCCGATGATGCATCCAGTTTGCTTCGTTGCCGACACATTGGCAAGCGCGCCGTGGATCTTAAATGTTTTGTCGAGCTCCATTCGATTGTCACACATCCGATGTTCTCGGATGACAGTCTTCTGTCACGAATTGTACGCAAGACCGTCTACAACCAGGTGGGGTACTTGTGCGACCTCTTCGACGGTGATGGCAGCTGTGCCCGCTACGAGGGAATTTACACGCTGCTATACGAGCTTTTGTCGTGGCCGCAGCTGGCCAAGGATTTCTGCACTCGTGAAG ATACTGGGGCGCGCTCGCTCTACACAACTTTGTTGGAGAACTTTCCCCTGGACTTTACGAATCTGGCCAAGCTGGGACAGGCGCTAACCAAAGGGGGACAACGGAACTAT ATCAAGAAACAGCTGGAGTCCTTGCCCATACTGGCGCTCATGTACGACGAGAGGGTGCACAAACTGAATGAAGTGGACACGGATGAGTTTGAATTGACGGCCGGCGTTAGTCCCTATCCGGGCATAGACTTTAACATCCCCGTGGGCACCAGCTGCGCGGCCGTACAACATCCGTCCGGCTGCTACATGCATTTCCGCACTCAAGTAAACTTTTTCGATGCCCTGCACCACGAGATGAACTGCCTGCTGAAAGAGACGGGCCATCTGCACGGCGACTTTGAGAGCAACGACCGCATTCGTCGCGTGGAGGCCGGCCTGAAATTCCTGGAGTGCGCAGTGCAGCACACCCAATCGGTTGAGGGCATCAGTGCCGAGATGGTGCATCCCACCGAGATGTGCATTGATCTTCTGAACAAATTCAAGACCGTGCAGTGCCCCCCAGTGGGACTATTGTCCGCATGCCTCAACGTTTGTACAGCGCTGCTGCCGCTAGTGGATGAAGAGATATTCACGCGCGTAAGCAACCTGGGCATCCTGCCCAGCATTTCTGATAGATCTGTGGAAGACTACAAGCTCTATGCTGCCGGCAGTGCCGCCTGCTTCCAGGCGCGCTTTCTTGGCTGCATCATAGACAATGTGGAGAAGAAACTCGAGCGCTACGACTTCCTGCTCTCCTACCTGGCCTTTCTGCGCACATATACGAAGCTCAAGCGCAATCGCTACATGCAGGTGGAGCTCCCTGGCCTGATCTTCGTGCTGCGCGATGTCTTTCCCCACGTGCATGCCTGGCACTTCCGGTCACATCAAGACAAGAACAAGATATACTTCGAGATTTTCAGCTACATCTGCGACATTCTCGACCTAATCAGCACCGGCAGTACTCCGAGGAGCGAGGACCGCGAGCTCCTCCTCAAAGTGTGCATCTATTCACTGCTGAATCTCGAGAACGGCATGATTCTCCTCAG GTTTGTGGGCGTAGGCAACTCCTATTTGCAGAACTCCATGGAACTGGAAACGAACtggatgcagcagcagccgcacgGCCTGACGATGCTAGTGCGTCTCTCCATGCGCATTCTAATGCAGTTGTTGCGACTGAAGGGTTCGGTGTATGGCGGCCACGAATCGCTCTCCCCGCTAGAAGCCTTGATATACACCCAGCCCAAGCAGAGGGACACGTTGCGTATCATTCCGACTGTGTGTAGTTATATGAGTAACATTTTCGACAGATGGCTGCCCATCCTGTCGTGTCGTCTGCTGAAGCGCATTGCCTTGGAGTTTAACATGTCGCTGCTGGCTTGTCTCGACATGGAGCCCGACCAGATCAGGCTGACCTTTATACAGAAGCTGCCGGACGAGCTGGAGAGCGATTCGATCAAAATAGCCATTCTGGAGCTGGTGGATGCCTGCATTGCAAAGCAGCCGGGCGTGACCGAGGCATTTTTCAAAGTCAACTACGGCCAGGACAAGTGCTCGCGCTCGTTTTTCGGCAAGGAGTGTCAGCCGACCATTGGCGAGAGCATTGTCACGTACATGAAGGAGTTCCTCGATGCACTCGAGCAGGAGCCACTCACCATACAACAGGCGCTCCCCAGAAAGATCATGAACATCTTCCACTCACTGTGGAAGCACAACCTCCAGATGCTGGTCAATGATTTGCTGAAGGAGTCGAAATTCTGGCAAAGGCTCTGCTCGCCGCTGCTCTGCCAATTCGAGCCGAATATCCGCGTCTACACCCAGATCCTCAACATTGTGTCCATCGAAGTCTACACGTGCAACGGAGAGAATGCCGCTCTCAAAGACGTGCTGACCAAGTTCTTTGAGATCAAACACTTCGGAGAGTGGCTCAACTATGTATTCGACATACCCAAGGCTCCCGCCGTTGCCAACTCGAGCTCCGATGAGCTGCCTGATTGGATTTGCTGCCTGCAGTCGTTCAAGGATCTGATTATCATAATGCTGAAAAAGCAGCCAAAGCTCATGAGCATCCCGGAGCCACAATTCAAGCTGATGGCCAAAAAGTGCCTGGCCGTGTTGGTCGATCGTTCGCACTATCTGGAGGACATGCGTCCGTTTATAATGCTCGCAGAGCTGTATGTCTTCATTCTTCTGAAGCTGAACCACTCGTACACGAACAGTGACAAGGAGGACCGGGAGCTGATGGAGCATTTGCTGCAGCTGATGAGCCGCATCTGCTCCTGCTATGAAGACCTGCACGTGCGTGCCAAGGAGGCCTGTCTGGCCATCATCATTAAGAGCGCCCATCTCTACACGAGTCTGCTCATCCACGATTCGGCCATATCCCTGAGTTTCCTCAACTCTGTGGTCAGCATCATCTGTACCGAGTTGCAAAGCATGGAGAACTCGGTCAATCTGGACAGGAGGCAGTCGGTGGAAAATACGGACAGCACCGACAGCACCACCAACTCTTTGATTCTGTGCCTCAATCTGCTCAAGACCGTGGCCACTATATTCAACAGCGAAGGACCCGGAAACTGGGACCTGCCCTTTGTGTCCGTCCGGCTATTTCAACGCCTTCTGCGctgcatcgcccacactctgCCGCTGCACAACAAACAAGTGCTCACCGTCCACCTGCTGGACGTCCTCATAGTGTTCGCGAAGAGCCACTGCTCCGTGGAGTTTCTGCACTGCGATATCGGCGAATACTTGTGGCTTAGCCTTCAGCCGCCGCCCGAACTCGTCCAGGCCAAATACGAGTTCAACAAGCCCAAGGCTGATGCGGATCGCTGGACCCCGGAGCATTGGTGGCCCGTTTATGCCCGGGGCATTGAGCTCGTAAACATCATCTACGAAAAACATAAGGGTTGCTTCCTGAAAAATGCCCTTCAATTTGTGGACATACACGAGGTCTATCTGGTGGACGCCATGCTGCTGAGCAAGCAGTCGCTGGAGCCGGCTGCCATGCAGCTGATCAAGGCCGTCGTTTCACTGGTGGCCAGCCTGACGGAGCACCACATGGAATGGGcgcagcaaaacaaaacgtCCCTTATGAATATAATG CGTGCGATGCAAACCCTGCTGTGCCACGTATCCACGCTGTTCCACCAACAGCGCAATCTGAAGTGTCTCCTGGCAGGGAGACACTGCCAACTGGAGATCCTACGCAGCACCGCGGCTATTGTAATTGATGATGACCTCATTGCCGCCTGTAACGA CCTTACAGACATCATCATCTACTGTACAAAGTCGCTGCTCGAATTTAGCCCCGATTTGATGGAACTAATCTGCTCCAGTGTCTACGAGCCGAGCAAATGGTCACCGCTACTCGACGTGAAGTTCGGAGCTCCTAAGATGAGCGAACAAAATATAACGCTAACCTTTACCATGATCCTGAATATG CAAAATCATGGCTTCAGCGAGGTGCCCCTCAACACCCTGCCCAATGTCAGCCAGGATGGGGATGGTGGGGAGGTTGCAGACAACGAAAGCGCATCACTACTCCAGACCAACCGAACCTTCTCCAAGACAATATCGAGCACCTCGATTGTATCCGTCAGTTGTCCCGCCAGCGAGCTGCTCTCGAACATGGATAGCCAACTGTGCCTGCTGGCACTGGAGCACTTGCTCATGTTCGTGGCGTCGCAGGGCATTTACATAATTCGGTCCACAAATCTGGAGCCGCGCTGGAAACAGATTGTGCGGCGAGACATCAATAGCGATCTTCTCTGCTTCCATGAGTTCGTGCGTCGCAAGGTGATCGCAGACAATCGCGACTCCCGTTCCCCCTGGCTGCGCCGCAAGCACGGGCTATTCAAGCTAAATTTTCTGGATCCGACTCggagctccagctcccccagcagccgcagcaccgATGTAGTCCGTCGCACCAACACCGCCCCTACCAACGAGCTGCGGGTGAATGTAGTGCGACGGCTGCatctacagcagcagcatcgcaCTCCGGCTGCTGGCACGAATAACTTTGACATGACGCGCGACCTAAGCCCAATAGGAGCGGAGCACGGTCCGCCCGCCGCCCAGCACATGGCCACCTCGTCCACACCCCGCTCCAATGATCCGGCAGGTGACTTGGGCAGCAGAAAGCGCCTGTATCCGGGTGACAACTACGTGTTGGATGATCTTGCCGCTATAGAAGTGCAGTACTTTCCCCCTCCGATGGAGCCCGGCTTCTGTGAGCAGTCCCAGGTGCAGCTGGTTGAGGAGGACTACCTCAAGCTGATGTCGCTGCTCTTCGTTGTGATACCGAGCAGTGAATGA